One Pseudonocardia sediminis DNA window includes the following coding sequences:
- a CDS encoding response regulator transcription factor encodes MTRVLVVDDEAGVRSALRRGLTAEGMDVVALADGTSALEAALTGGFDAVVLDIILPGLSGYRVLERLRAAGVGTPVLLVSAKDGEVDQADGLDLGADGYLVKPFSFVVLVAQLKALLRRRDAGSAAPRITLGELVVDPAAGSAAWAGQELELSPREFAVLHALAVRPGSVVGKDELRDLVWGEGEPVSRNVVEVYVGYVRRKLAAAGAGEVLTTERGRGYRVGVP; translated from the coding sequence GTGACGAGGGTGCTGGTGGTGGACGACGAGGCCGGGGTGCGGTCCGCGCTGCGGCGCGGGCTCACCGCGGAGGGGATGGACGTCGTCGCCCTCGCCGACGGGACGTCGGCCCTGGAGGCGGCGTTGACCGGGGGGTTCGACGCCGTCGTCCTGGACATCATCCTGCCCGGGCTCTCCGGGTACCGGGTGCTGGAGCGGCTGCGCGCGGCCGGCGTGGGGACGCCGGTGCTGCTGGTCTCGGCGAAGGACGGGGAGGTCGACCAGGCCGACGGGCTCGACCTGGGCGCGGACGGCTACCTCGTCAAGCCGTTCTCGTTCGTCGTGCTCGTCGCCCAGCTCAAGGCTCTGCTGCGCCGCCGCGACGCGGGGTCGGCGGCGCCCCGGATCACGCTCGGGGAGCTGGTGGTCGACCCGGCCGCCGGCTCCGCGGCGTGGGCCGGTCAGGAGCTGGAGCTCTCGCCCCGGGAGTTCGCGGTGCTGCACGCGCTCGCCGTGCGGCCGGGGTCGGTGGTGGGCAAGGACGAGCTGCGCGACCTGGTCTGGGGCGAGGGGGAGCCGGTCAGCCGCAACGTCGTCGAGGTCTACGTCGGGTACGTGCGGCGCAAGCTGGCCGCCGCCGGGGCCGGTGAGGTGCTCACCACCGAGCGGGGCCGCGGGTACCGGGTGGGTGTGCCGTGA